A genomic segment from Thermodesulfobacteriota bacterium encodes:
- a CDS encoding FAD:protein FMN transferase has translation MMVIGKRRWAIAAIVVFFAVAALLMVACGSRRRVTITGKTMGTVYHIAVMVPVMTSANQLQRDVDVRLAEVNSSMSTYIPGSEISRFNALNMSEQPFPASSDFMNVLRVGQRIFSLTGGAWDGTVWPLVRLWGFHLPVEKRNGIPTREEVGVALDCVGYDKIRLTEDAVVKKVNCVSLDLASIAKGYGVDQIAALLKKKGLNDFLVEIGGEIVASGTKEKGAAWNVGINMPEAYAPVDQVRRALTLTNQAIATSGDYRNFFVRDGREYCHIIDPRTGYPVTTGIVSASVIADSCTFADGLATALMVMPPREGLALVNSLENVECLITVREPDGQLKDYYSDHFIE, from the coding sequence ATGATGGTTATCGGAAAAAGACGATGGGCCATCGCTGCCATCGTGGTTTTTTTCGCTGTCGCTGCTTTACTGATGGTCGCCTGCGGAAGCCGGCGACGCGTCACGATCACCGGAAAAACCATGGGGACCGTCTATCATATCGCCGTTATGGTGCCCGTAATGACCAGCGCGAATCAATTGCAGCGGGATGTTGACGTCAGGCTGGCGGAAGTAAACAGCAGCATGTCAACCTACATTCCGGGCAGCGAGATCAGCCGCTTCAATGCCCTGAATATGTCGGAACAACCGTTTCCGGCGTCCAGTGACTTTATGAATGTTTTGCGGGTTGGACAGCGGATATTCTCACTGACCGGCGGTGCCTGGGACGGGACGGTCTGGCCCCTGGTCAGACTGTGGGGTTTTCATCTTCCGGTGGAGAAGCGCAATGGTATACCCACCCGGGAAGAGGTCGGCGTCGCTCTGGACTGCGTCGGATATGATAAAATCCGGCTGACGGAAGATGCTGTCGTCAAAAAAGTCAATTGTGTCTCATTAGATCTGGCTTCCATCGCCAAAGGCTACGGGGTGGATCAGATTGCCGCTCTGCTGAAGAAGAAAGGGCTGAATGACTTTCTGGTGGAAATCGGCGGCGAAATCGTCGCTTCCGGAACCAAGGAGAAGGGCGCTGCCTGGAATGTCGGCATCAATATGCCGGAGGCCTACGCGCCTGTGGACCAGGTACGCCGGGCGTTGACGCTGACCAACCAGGCCATTGCCACCAGCGGCGATTACCGGAATTTTTTCGTCCGTGACGGCAGGGAATACTGCCATATCATTGATCCGCGCACCGGCTATCCGGTGACGACCGGAATTGTCAGCGCCTCGGTGATCGCTGATTCCTGCACCTTTGCCGACGGTCTGGCCACGGCCCTCATGGTCATGCCGCCCCGGGAAGGATTGGCGCTGGTGAACTCACTGGAAAATGTGGAGTGCCTGATCACCGTCCGGGAACCGGACGGTCAGTTGAAGGATTATTATTCCGATCATTTCATTGAATAA
- a CDS encoding polyprenyl synthetase family protein, giving the protein MNDNLKQSILAAVAPDLARIEQALADNLNPYLERVREIAGHILFCGGKRIRPLLMILSARICGYDRPDAATFAVLFEYLHTATLLHDDLVDEATMRRGKRAANLIWGNSAAVLTGDYLLARSSSLAVKTGKMEILDILARITEDMSQGEIHQLDKKGDPELSEEEYFHIIRNKTAVLMQGACLSGAILADASEDRKRALAVYGLNLGMAFQMADDLLDYVSDSEQLGKTVGADLREGKFTLPLIVSLARAGREDADTIKRIMRDREFSDEDFKFLNRLLERYGGIDYTRDRAAAHIASAKNALDSFGPSPVGETMAMLADYTLVRNS; this is encoded by the coding sequence ATGAACGATAACCTGAAACAATCCATTCTGGCGGCGGTAGCCCCTGACCTGGCGAGAATTGAACAGGCCCTGGCCGACAATCTGAATCCCTATCTGGAACGGGTCCGGGAAATCGCCGGGCATATTCTTTTCTGTGGCGGCAAACGGATCCGACCGCTGCTGATGATATTAAGCGCCAGAATCTGCGGCTACGACCGGCCCGATGCCGCGACTTTCGCCGTTCTGTTCGAGTATCTTCATACCGCCACCCTGCTGCATGACGATCTGGTGGATGAGGCGACCATGCGCCGGGGCAAGCGCGCGGCCAACCTTATCTGGGGAAACTCCGCCGCGGTTCTTACCGGAGATTATCTGCTGGCCCGTTCCAGCAGCCTGGCGGTGAAAACGGGAAAAATGGAAATCCTGGACATTCTGGCCAGAATCACCGAAGACATGTCTCAAGGCGAAATCCACCAGCTGGACAAAAAGGGTGATCCGGAATTATCGGAAGAGGAATACTTTCATATTATCCGGAACAAGACCGCGGTGCTGATGCAGGGGGCCTGCCTGTCCGGCGCCATTCTGGCCGACGCCTCCGAAGACCGGAAGAGGGCCCTGGCCGTTTACGGCCTGAATCTGGGGATGGCTTTTCAGATGGCGGATGACCTGCTGGACTATGTTTCCGACAGCGAACAACTGGGCAAGACCGTGGGCGCTGACCTGAGGGAAGGCAAATTCACGCTGCCGCTGATTGTCAGCCTGGCCCGGGCCGGCCGGGAGGACGCCGACACCATAAAAAGAATCATGCGCGACAGGGAGTTTTCGGACGAAGACTTCAAATTCCTGAACCGGCTTCTGGAGCGATATGGCGGTATTGATTACACCCGCGACCGCGCGGCCGCCCATATCGCCAGCGCGAAAAACGCTCTTGACTCCTTCGGGCCGTCGCCCGTCGGAGAGACGATGGCCATGCTGGCCGACTATACCCTGGTCAGGAACAGTTGA
- a CDS encoding crotonase/enoyl-CoA hydratase family protein: MSAYEFYLVEKEPPLAWVYLNRPEKKNAMNPPAWRETVPIFEDLDADGDIRAIIIAGKGAAFSAGIDLVGMGTELPEITDPQQRGGVKQKMIKKIMKLQDAISCIEWCTKPVIAAIHGYCIGAGLDMATACDIRLCSEDAVFSLREAAVAFVADVGVLQRIPHIVGQGIARELAYTAKNIDARRAREILLVNAVFKDKEALLTGAREMALEIAAQSPLAVQATKDVLKHGIGKSIDDGLAYVASRSANILPSDDFMEAVSAFIEKRKPSFPGK; encoded by the coding sequence ATGTCAGCCTATGAATTCTATCTGGTAGAAAAAGAACCCCCGCTGGCCTGGGTCTATCTCAACCGGCCGGAAAAGAAAAACGCCATGAACCCTCCGGCCTGGCGGGAAACTGTCCCGATCTTCGAGGATCTGGACGCGGACGGGGATATCCGCGCCATCATCATTGCCGGCAAGGGCGCCGCTTTTTCGGCCGGAATCGACCTGGTGGGCATGGGGACCGAGCTTCCGGAAATCACCGATCCTCAACAGCGGGGCGGGGTCAAGCAGAAGATGATCAAAAAGATCATGAAACTTCAGGACGCCATCAGCTGCATCGAGTGGTGCACCAAGCCGGTCATCGCCGCCATACACGGCTATTGCATCGGCGCCGGTCTGGACATGGCCACCGCCTGCGATATCCGGCTGTGCAGCGAGGACGCCGTGTTTTCGCTTCGGGAAGCGGCCGTGGCCTTTGTGGCCGATGTCGGTGTTCTCCAGCGCATTCCCCACATTGTCGGCCAGGGCATTGCCCGGGAACTGGCTTATACGGCCAAAAACATCGACGCCCGCCGGGCCCGGGAAATTCTTCTGGTCAATGCCGTCTTTAAAGACAAAGAGGCCTTGCTGACCGGCGCCCGGGAAATGGCCCTGGAGATCGCGGCCCAGTCGCCCCTGGCCGTACAGGCCACCAAGGACGTTCTCAAACACGGCATCGGCAAATCCATCGATGACGGTCTGGCCTATGTCGCCAGCCGGAGCGCCAATATTCTTCCCTCCGATGATTTTATGGAAGCCGTCAGTGCCTTTATTGAAAAACGAAAGCCTTCTTTTCCGGGGAAATAA
- the rimO gene encoding 30S ribosomal protein S12 methylthiotransferase RimO: MHLTSLGCAKNQVDSEWMLGLFLARGHRLCQAPEEAEAIIVNTCAFIESAVEEAIDAILELSKARRGGCRLIVCGCLPERYGRDLAASLPEVDFFFGTGAYDRVVDALEADTDTLDRCTLPPPESVRLDRAFTGRIWPRTGFAYLKTAEGCDRHCTYCIIPRLRGRQMSRPLRDIVSEASGLAASGARELVLVGQETSAYGRDLSPGRNLTELLATLSDRLPSVWLRVLYLHPETVTPDLIRLVSERDNICSYFDIPVQHAADSILKRMSRRHRSADLRRLFNDIRRVIPEATLRTTVMVGFPGESEADMDELMKFIQEIEFDHLGAFRYSDSEDIASHKLTGHVPDNVAAERFDRLMAAQARISSVRNRRHVGKTFPVLLETRAGDRIFEGRTMFQAPEVDGIIRVECRHPAAAGDVVLARVTGAGEYDLTGKTV; the protein is encoded by the coding sequence GTGCATCTGACCAGTCTGGGCTGCGCCAAAAACCAGGTGGACAGCGAGTGGATGCTGGGCCTTTTCCTGGCGCGAGGGCATCGGCTGTGCCAGGCGCCGGAAGAAGCGGAGGCCATCATCGTCAATACCTGCGCGTTTATTGAATCGGCCGTTGAAGAGGCTATTGATGCCATTCTGGAGCTGTCCAAAGCCAGGCGCGGCGGCTGCCGGCTGATCGTGTGCGGCTGCCTGCCGGAACGGTATGGCCGGGACCTGGCCGCATCCCTTCCGGAAGTCGATTTTTTTTTCGGTACAGGTGCCTATGACCGGGTGGTTGATGCCCTGGAGGCGGATACCGATACCCTGGACCGGTGTACCCTGCCGCCACCGGAAAGCGTCCGTCTGGACCGGGCTTTTACCGGCAGGATATGGCCGCGGACCGGGTTCGCTTATCTGAAGACAGCGGAAGGCTGTGACCGGCACTGCACTTACTGCATTATTCCCAGGCTGCGCGGCCGGCAGATGAGCCGTCCTCTCCGGGATATTGTTTCAGAGGCGTCGGGCCTGGCCGCGTCGGGTGCCAGGGAACTGGTGCTGGTCGGTCAGGAGACGTCCGCCTACGGCCGGGATCTGTCTCCCGGCCGGAACCTGACGGAACTCCTGGCGACGCTGTCCGACCGCCTGCCGTCGGTCTGGCTGCGAGTCCTTTACCTGCATCCGGAGACCGTGACCCCCGACCTGATCCGGCTGGTGTCTGAACGGGACAATATCTGCTCTTATTTCGACATTCCCGTGCAGCATGCCGCGGACAGCATATTAAAACGGATGAGCCGGCGTCACCGGTCGGCGGATCTGCGGCGGCTGTTTAACGACATTCGCCGGGTCATTCCGGAGGCGACCCTGCGCACCACCGTCATGGTGGGCTTTCCGGGAGAAAGCGAGGCGGACATGGACGAGTTGATGAAGTTCATTCAGGAGATAGAATTTGACCATCTGGGCGCCTTTCGATATTCTGACAGCGAAGATATCGCCTCCCACAAGCTGACCGGTCATGTGCCTGATAACGTGGCGGCGGAACGGTTTGATCGGCTGATGGCCGCCCAGGCCCGGATCTCATCCGTCCGCAATCGGCGGCACGTGGGCAAAACCTTTCCGGTGCTGCTGGAGACAAGGGCCGGCGACCGGATTTTTGAGGGCCGGACCATGTTCCAGGCGCCGGAAGTGGACGGCATCATCCGGGTCGAGTGCCGACACCCGGCGGCGGCCGGCGATGTGGTCTTGGCGCGGGTAACCGGCGCCGGCGAATATGATCTGACGGGAAAGACCGTATGA